From Erigeron canadensis isolate Cc75 chromosome 8, C_canadensis_v1, whole genome shotgun sequence, one genomic window encodes:
- the LOC122579805 gene encoding uncharacterized protein LOC122579805 — MQIFSISSTIVSPHPSVTLTQISPLQFYDYKNNNLKKHSIQCLKKEEKEDKRPKKTIVLRTCKQCKAQFDPSLNHPNACRFHSAHFGGETKRKFESVYSGGTMNTSESGKVFQYWHCCGSEDPFDPGCTASPHSSYDD; from the exons ATGCAAATATTTTCAATAAGTTCCACAATTGTATCACCACATCCTTCCGTAACATTAACTCAGATTTCACCACTTCAATTTTATGATTATAAGAATAACAATCTCAAAAAACACTCGATTCAATGcttgaaaaaagaagaaaaagaagataaaaggcCGAAAAAAACAATAGTATTGAGAACATGTAAACAATGTAAAGCCCAGTTCGATCCTTCTCTCAATCATCCCAATGCTTGTCGTTTCCACTCTGCTCATTTTGGag GAGAAACTAAGAGGAAATTTGAAAGTGTATATAGTGGAGGCACCATGAATACGTCTGAATCCGGTAAAGTGTTTCAGTATTGGCATTGTTGCGGGTCCGAAGACCCATTTGATCCTGGCTGCACTGCTTCTCCACATTCGTCGTATGACGACTGA
- the LOC122580640 gene encoding uncharacterized protein LOC122580640, with product MGNYVSCTLTHQMGKKSTSTKVIFPNGEMRKFHEPIKAAELMLESPNSFVVNSKSLHIGSRFSALNADEDLEFSSVYVMFPMNRVNAIVTTNDLGSLFITAKKIGRIAPDENVPTPGPKLNIENIEELSSPEFKRRITMCRSKKPLLETIVEEHGCSR from the coding sequence ATGGGCAACTACGTTTCGTGTACCTTAACACATCAAATGGGCAAAAAATCGACATCGACTAAGGTAATCTTTCCCAACGGAGAAATGCGCAAGTTTCATGAGCCAATTAAAGCGGCCGAGCTCATGTTAGAGTCACCAAACTCGTTCGTTGTCAACTCTAAGTCTTTACATATTGGTTCAAGGTTTTCTGCCCTCAATGCCGATGAAGACCTTGAATTTTCATCCGTGTATGTCATGTTTCCTATGAATCGTGTTAACGCTATTGTTACCACCAATGACTTGGGATCTCTTTTTATAACCGCGAAAAAAATTGGAAGGATTGCACCTGATGAAAATGTGCCTACACCTGGACCAAAGTTGAATATAGAAAATATTGAAGAATTGTCATCACCAGAGTTTAAACGTCGGATTACTATGTGTAGATCAAAGAAGCCATTGTTAGAGACTATTGTTGAAGAACATGGTTGCTCAAGATGA
- the LOC122579349 gene encoding mechanosensitive ion channel protein 10-like yields the protein MEMKLDSDEVIVQIPPGTDFKNSISDNHPNIEDVHLHHHDSDSGLRSRRKLPASTSHSHQQVEEQDNGQLKTKSSFIEPAIPSESETENFDKENAAAASFETLESPKAASPPVTPFKASQGEANDDYNEVYARVRKPKKRMKIKVLFIIEFSLFVFITLVLILSVTTKKLRNKKIWRLELWKWCGLGLAIFCGRLFSEWLMNIIIFLIEFSFSLRKHVLYFARTARKSFQVFIWLGLILITWVLLINRGVDRSRDTEKVLDYITRGIASTLAVAGAWILRTIVVSFLYASFYEKRFFERIQENLFHRYILHTLSGPPVLESLMSMEFNNSSRVVSEKALKNVEMKRERVSAWTMSLLIEIASKSALPLPNTLDESQDTMNPDEENNRVITNEWEAKAASHHIFKNVARPGSKYIEEEDLRRFMIKEEADLTFSSLGGAEESGRINKKSFQNGVVNMYMKSKFLEHSLNDIKEAIKELNKFVTGLLVVVLVILWVILMGIVKTEVLLFISSQFLLAVFTFGSSAKSTLESMLFVFVKHPFDVGDRCVIDGVQVVVEEVSILTTVFLRYDNEKIYYPNAILATKSISNFNRSPDMRDIVEFDLDVSTSVENISALKAKIKMYMDSKPHLWRPKHSVRVREIEDANKMKMRLYVTHTINFQDYEEKSDRRSNLVLELRSIFQQLGIKYHILPPTSSD from the exons ATGGAAATGAAGTTGGATAGTGATGAAGTCATAGTACAGATTCCTCCTGGTACTGACTTCAAAAATTCCATTTCTGACAACCACCCAAATATAGAGGATGTTCATTTACATCATCATGACTCTGATTCTGGCCTCAGATCAAGGAGAAAATTACCTGCATCTACGTCACACTCACATCAGCAGGTTGAGGAGCAGGACAATGGCCAACTGAAGACAAAATCTAGCTTCATTGAACCAGCAATTCCTAGTGAAAGTGAAACCGAGAATTTTGATAAAGAAAATGCAGCTGCTGCTTCTTTTGAAACGTTAGAAAGCCCGAAAGCAGCCTCTCCTCCTGTCACACCTTTCAAGGCATCACAAGGCGAAGCGAATGATGACTACAATGAGGTGTATGCTCGTGTTCGTAAACCAAAAAAACGTATGAAAATAAAGGTTCTGTTTATTATCGAGTTCAGTTTATTTGTTTTCATCACATTGGTTTTAATTCTAAGTGTAACTACGAAAAAACTGAGGAATAAAAAGATTTGGCGTTTAGAATTATGGAAATGGTGTGGTTTAGGATTAGCAATTTTCTGTGGGCGTTTATTTTCAGAGTGGTTAATGAATATTATAATTTTCTTGATTGAATTTAGTTTCTCACTTAGAAAGCATGTTCTGTATTTTGCTAGAACCGCACGTAAGAGCTTTCAGGTTTTCATTTGGTTAGGTTTGATTCTAATAACTTGGGTGCTTTTGATTAATCGAGGTGTCGATAGATCAAGAGATACGGAAAAGGTGTTGGATTATATAACGAGGGGGATTGCCTCGACACTAGCTGTTGCTGGTGCGTGGATACTTAGAACTATAGTTGTAAGTTTTTTATACGCTTCGTTTTATGAGAAAAGATTTTTCGAAAGGATTCAGGAAAATTTGTTCCATCGATACATACTTCACACCCTTTCAGGGCCACCAGTGTTGGAATCTTTAATGTCTATGGAGTTCAATAATAGTTCTCGAGTAGTGAGTGAGAAGGCATTAAAAAACGTGGAGATGAAACGTGAAAGGGTATCTGCTTGGACAATGAGTTTGTTAATTGAAATCGCATCGAAGTCTGCTTTACCACTTCCTAATACACTTGATGAAAGTCAAGATACGATGAACCCGGATGAGGAAAATAACAGAGTTATTACGAATGAATGGGAAGCTAAAGCTGCCAGtcatcatatatttaaaaatgtagCTCGACCCGGGAGCAA GTACATCGAAGAGGAAGATCTTAGGCGTTTTATGATCAAAGAGGAGGCGGATTTGACGTTTTCATCCTTAGGAGGAGCAGAGGAAAGCGGAAGAATTAACAAGAAGTCCTTTCAAAATGGGGTG gtgaacatgtATATGAAGAGCAAATTTCTGGAGCATTCTCTCAATGACATAAAGGAAGCCATAAAGGAATTAAACAAGTTTGTTACCGGGCTTTTGGTAGTAGTACTCGTGATCCTTTGGGTAATACTCATGGGTATTGTTAAAACCGAAGTGTTGCTTTTCATCTCATCTCAGTTCTTACTTGCTGTTTTCACATTTGGGAGCTCTGCTAAGTCAACCTTGGAATCCATGCTGTTCGTTTTTGTAAAACACCCATTTGACGTTGGTGATCGTTGTGTCATTGATGGTGTCCAG GTTGTCGTAGAAGAAGTGAGCATTTTGACCACCGTCTTCCTGAGATATGACAATGAGAAAATTTACTATCCGAATGCAATATTAGCTACAAAATCTATCAGCAATTTTAACCGAAGTCCAGATATGAGGGATATTGTGGAGTTTGATTTGGATGTTTCCACTTCAGTTGAGAACATTTCAGCTCTAAAAgctaaaattaaaat GTACATGGATAGCAAGCCTCACTTATGGCGACCAAAGCACAGCGTTCGGGTTAGAGAGATCGAAGATGCGAACAAGATGAAAATGAGACTGTACGTAACTCATACGATAAACTTTCAAGATTACGAAGAGAAAAGTGATAGAAGATCAAACTTGGTGCTGGAGTTGAGGAGCATCTTCCAACAACTTGGAATCAAGTATCATATTCTTCCCCCAACAAGTTCTGATTAG
- the LOC122610159 gene encoding loganic acid O-methyltransferase-like produces the protein MDKLDVNRFLATSNSLNIADLGNSVGFMVVKNIVESMKRKIPQNKQDKVQFQVFFNDHVRNCFDTLFKSLPPNREYFAAGVPGSIHGRLFPKGTLHFVNSSYALHWLSSIPNELIDKKSPAFNKGKIFYTDSCNEVVQVYAKQFARDMEVFLNARAEELVPGGLMTLLLPCFEVKKYPLVQVVDLLGDCLMVMAEKGLLSEEKLDSFNFPRYNATPKEIEDVIRKNDRFTVEKFQSLGPPSSFVNKPPNIYMFMLFLQTSWGWLIEKHFGSEVVEQVFCLLRKRIVTSSVLTLENIKTVSECFILLRRKAT, from the exons ATGGATAAGCTAGACGTAAATCGGTTTCTTGCTACTTCAAACTCACTCAACATTGCAGACTTGGGAAATTCAGTTGGATTCATGGTAGTTAAAAACATTGTGGAGtcaatgaaaagaaaaatacccCAAAACAAACAAGACAAGGTTCAGTTTCAAGTATTCTTCAATGACCACGTACGTAATTGTTTTGATACACTCTTCAAGTCACTACCACCAAACCGGGAATATTTTGCAGCCGGGGTACCTGGTTCTATCCACGGCCGGTTGTTTCCAAAGGGCACACTTCATTTTGTGAACTCGTCTTATGCTCTTCATTGGCTATCAAGCATTCCTAACGAGTTGATTGATAAGAAATCACCAGCGTTTAATAAAGGGAAGATCTTTTACACGGATTCATGTAATGAAGTAGTTCAAGTTTATGCAAAGCAATTTGCTAGAGATATGGAAGTGTTCTTGAATGCTAGGGCTGAAGAGCTCGTGCCGGGTGGTCTCATGACACTTTTACTTCCTTGTTTTGAGGTCAAGAAGTATCCTCTTGTTCAAGTCGTTGATCTTTTAGGCGATTGCCTCATGGTCATGGCAGAGAAG GGATTGCTGAGCGAAGAGAAACTTGACTCCTTCAACTTTCCAAGATACAATGCGACTCCAAAGGAGATAGAGGATGTCATCCGTAAAAATGATCGCTTTACAGTAGAAAAGTTTCAGAGCTTGGGTCCTCCTTCATCTTTTGTGAATAAGCCtccaaacatatatatgttcatgttGTTCCTACAAACATCTTGGGGATGGCTTattgaaaaacattttggaagcgAAGTTGTAGAACAGGTGTTTTGCTTGTTAAGAAAGAGGATTGTGACATCGTCAGTTCTTACGCTAGAAAACATAAAGACAGTTTCCGAATGCTTTATACTTCTTCGAAGAAAAGCtacttaa